From the genome of Apostichopus japonicus isolate 1M-3 chromosome 17, ASM3797524v1, whole genome shotgun sequence:
aataaaaggacCCAAAGACCGATATTTCAATGGTGAACTGAAGAAATTGACTCTGTTATCAAGTCCTTCAATGCGCGCACGTTACTGCTGTGGTCACATGAGCGTATGTACGATGGTTAATCTAACAGCAACGTATATGTAATTAAATGTAAGGTGAACCTGTTAAATGGGTACGTGTACATATAGTTTCACTATACCtaactgaaatattaatatgattaCCAATGTAAGATAGCGTACATAACTGAAGTATTTATATGAATACCAATGTAAGATAAGCATACATTACTATATTGCGTCTAAGCAAGAGAAAGATTGGCAGCGTGCTATAATCCGGGTATCTAGGACGGATATAGATCCTGGTCCGACTCGGAGTGTTCTGAGACAACCATGTCACCAGCAGGTCTGGAATTACACCCTAACGTTTTCCTAAGTGTGTTATGAATACAAAACGCACTATTCTCAATCCATCTTTATGTTTGGTCCCTTCCATTATATTTCGTGTCCCTTCATATTTTCCAGGGCACACCAGGGACCTTGAGATGCATGAACTCATGCCCTACTTATCCACCTCGCCCTTATCGTGAGGCCTGTCCGATCTGTGGCTATTAATATGCATGGGCAATAAGATATATAAGAAGCCACAATCTCGTTCCTAAACGTGGCTTTTCCGTCTAATGCCATAGCTACATATTGCATGATATGCATGCGAAAACAAATAGACACAGACCTTTTGAAAGTTCTATAATCactattattaataatatcacTTATCGATATGGCTTGCCGTATATGATGATAACCTACTTTATTCCggatgaatatgtatataggtCGATACGTGAGATGTTATCTATCATCTCTAGCGATTACGGCTAGCTTTTAATTAACAGCTCAATTCCGTTTCGAAGGAGATAATAAAGATAGATGATAATAAAGATGGCGATGGCGATAGTTCGCCTGACCCACAACCTCCACCCCCACCACAGGATCCCTTCCTCCTTCATCAAATTGATTACACTTACAATTTAAATTTAGGACCTACTTTGCGATGTACCGTCTGTAGCGCACCCAGTACGGCAATATACGTAATGATATACCGCAATATAGGCTATGCTCATTCGTGATGTTCCCAAACTGGAAGTTTGATCAGAAGCTAGCGTGAATGTCATCTTTGTAGAATGCATGCATCTAACGCTACGCAATATTTCTGTAACTAATAAATCATTATCTTTGTCAGCAACAGTGTAGAATACGAACCAAAGTGATaagtacggagagccaaacgttccataaatgtcgaaaaagaaagtgaagtgtccaagttaatatatatatgtccaaatcgatatcaacatgttacaattcgatatcagcatgttacaattccatatgaacatgtcgaaacaaaatacaatatgccattgcgtctatcaacatgtcaaattcaacatcagcatgtcgaaaacttgtaacagcatgccattactacattggtcatgtcaacatgctatatttacgtcgtgctataattttggcacttcggcgcgcgccaacgtttcgtatatgtcgagatttatttcagtatgtccaaaacttgtgtcagcatggtgagcgaagagtagtgaagtattgccatgacaacgttgcacatggttcgtgtcgttcacacggtactatggttgaatatactgtagcggaaagctacgacttttccttagtgagatacgtttcgttccctcaggggttacatctgttgcgctccgcggaggtaacgagagatgtttatccggaacaggaacaggaactgattacgtaattttgctatatcgatgtattcccgtgactggCATAAGCAGGCACGGCGGTGGGTGTGTGAGTCGATCCCATTGGTCGCAACTCATCGTAGTTATATACAGGTAGTCCATGATTGGTCTAAgccttttttttacagtttatgtacggaCGTGTGTATACGGGGGTTATTTCCGGGGTATTTTAATGAAGGGTTCTTTCGTAAATGAGTGAGTCAGAGAGTCGGAGAGTCGGTCGAGTGCAAGACGAGGAACTTTCCTTCCGGCGGCTCGTGGTAAAGCCTTTGATATTTGCctaagtccaaacaaatgtgtttagGCATTTTAGAGTGCCCGACatctgcgctgcccgagtccagcggattgcccgacacctgcgctgcccgagtccagcggattgcccgacacctgcgctgcccgagtccagcggattgcccgacacctgccctgcccgagtccagcggattgcccgacacctgcccTGCCCGAGTCAAGCGGAATGCCCGAAGCCTGTGCTGCCCGACACCGGTGGATTGCCGACGTTTAGACTGCCCGACCCTTGCGCAGCCCCAGTGTTATGCCTGCGTATCCTTGGGTTGTGCCCGACCCCAGTACGTTATATTGGgcaaatgttaatattgtgtattatacgctgtagatgtagaacgagatgagaaattatacttttattaaacatacaacTCTGGTGTCTGCCTCCTGATATAGAGTTAATCTGTTCCCGTCCCCCATCTACCTCCCCTACCCTCTTCCAGTTGGTTTCGAGACAGGTTTTACACTACCAGACGTTGGCGGCGTTACAATACGTTTTAAACTGCTGCAGTAGGTGGAAAATATACCATTGAGAATATCTTCAAGCCCTTATTCGTATTAGTCGCGCCAAAGCTTTGTCCAAACAAAGCAGTTCATTTAATATAATCATTCATAATGAATGTTTTGCAAGAAACTTTTTCTTCCATACCGCGTTTGGTTGGAGAAATAAACCAATGCGTCAGAGAAAACCAGCTTTCGATAGCACCACGCCTCCGAACTCGTCTAGAGGCAACGTTAGAAATAAGAGTATGTATACCCTAACTTTAGCCTTAGTCTAGGCATTGCCTAACTTAGCATAGGCTAAATACAAGTAGAACTTAGTTGAAGTAAATCCCAAAGACAGAGCACGGACTGGATCAAAGGGAGAAAGGGGCCTAGTGAAATTTCCCCAAGAATATTCTTACAAACTTTCAATTTATTAccatgttactgttagtgtCCGCGTCCAATGACTCACGAATGGATCAACAAGGCATGTGGCGGCGTGTTTATCGgcaaaattacgtaatcagttcctgttcctgttccggataaacatctctcgttacctccgcggagcgcaacagatgtaacccctgagggaacgaaacgtatctcactaaggaaaagtcgtagctttccgctacagtatattcaaccatagtaccgtgtgaacgacacgaaccatgtgcaacgttgtcatggcaatacttcactactcttcgctcaccatgctgacacaagttttggacatactgaaataaatctcgacatatacgaaacgttggcgcgcgccgaagtgccaaaattatagcacgacgtaaatatagcatgttgacatgaccaatgtagtaatggcatgctgttacaagttttcgacatgctgatgttgaatttgacatgttgatagacgcaatggcatattgtattttgtttcgacatgttcatatggaattgtaacatgctgatatcgaattgtaacatgttgatatcgatttggacatatatatattaacttggacacttcactttctttttcgacatttatggaacgtttggctctccgtagaTAAGGTCACAACTCGGTATTCCCTGAGAGATCAGTCTtagttatgttatgttttttttcctcaCATGCAGCAAACTTCCTGTATGATGAGAAACGCTAAGAAGCAAATATTGGCGGTAACAATAATATTATAGTGTCATGTAAATGTATAACACATGTAAATATTTAACGTTTATCTCACTGGGATACTAGGCTGAGGGACCATTCTTAGTCATGTTATGTTTTTTGTTCCTCACATGCAGCAAACTTCCTGTACGACGAGAAACGCAAAGAAGCAGATATTGGCGGTAACTATAATATTCTAGTGTCttgtatatgtataacacaTAAAGTAATGTTACCTAATACATAACAATTTCTCCAAATACAGTGGTAATATCGGTAGTCGTGAGCAGTGGTTCTGATGTGTATGTTGGGTGGGACTTTATGGCTAATGATCACGTTTATAACCTGTCAGCCGACCAATGGCAGCTACTTTACGAGACTCCGCACGCAATTATCCAAAATCTGATAGGAAATGACCTTGTTCGCGagtaatatatttgaaataaatgtgtttcctttgttcattaaaataaataagtcAATTATGCATGGCTGGTGCTGTCTTTAGGCAAACATGGTTGCAGTACTAACCTTTGAAAAACATACTAGGAGGAATACATAGGCTAATAGTTAATTTGCACGGTCGAAAATAGACACCCATGTAAAATTTTAGTTCAAAGGAAACTTTCGATGAGTAACAAGGGGACCAGTGGTAGGGCATGTACAAGATCCATATGTCTACATACGGCTCTGGCATGTAAATGGTGAATAGTGTGAGGCACGTAGTTTTAGGCATATGAACTTTTATCGAAGCGTAATACATTCGTTTTTGGAGAAATAATGATCTTGCTGTCTTCAATATACTTAATCGTATTATCACTACAGCCCCAACAAAGTGTTAATTACTGGTTAGTTGACTTCACTGGTGTTCAAAAAATCAGATTTAGGCTTGTTAAAACGATGGAATTTGAACTCGGTGTTATGATTAGGTTTAACGGATTGTATTTTGGCCAATGTATGGTATGGTTTCGCCCGATCAGAGATACAGCATTCATAACGGGCGCCAATATTTCCAAACGGTTGTAATTCAGGGGATTCCCCGGTGCTCAATGTCCACTCCTTTTTTtgccttctttttcttttgctctTCATTGTTTCTACAAAACATTTGTTCTTTGAAAATCTAGgtcgattttttttgggggggggaaggggggaggggtgcaagAAGTTGGTTTTGCCTATGGTGTAAAATACCACACCCAGTTATATCCTTCAGGTATATCTCACAATGATGATAAGTTGACCATTCTTAGTTATGGTATTTATTTTGTCGTCACATGCAGCCGCGTTCCTGTACGATGAAGACTTTGCCGAGCGGCCATTCCTGGAACAAATGAGACCGCGATACCTTGTCAAGTGGGAGGAGCTTAGTGACATAACTGACCAAGGTCTAAATTTAGATCAGGTACACAGACATAGTTACATATAAGCAAAATAAGAAGCCCGTGTATTCGATTGTTTGTTTATTCTAACCGTTTTACATTGTGAAGAatctttcattgttttaatttctaaTTTTCAAGTTTGCAGGTTTAAATTATCTAATCTCAAACTTGAATAAAATGGTTCTCGAAACAAAATagtcgaaattgttaatgtccGATCTGGGCCAATGGAGCATCTACTTTTCATTTTAGGCGTATAAAGTACCCCAGAcaccactgttttttttttcattttttttcatctcaCTTTAAGTTCGATtgcttcctacgccactgaaatgGTTTGAGAGTAAACCAAGTTATTTGCTTTTTGTGCTCATGCAGGCTCAATCTTGGGTTATAGTCATTTCTTAAAAGATCAATTTAAGCACCAACTTAATTTGGAAATGATGTAAAAATTTTCAAGGAATATTTGCTCTCAGTATATGTTGTATTTGTAAAGCACATTGAACATTTCGACAAACGACCTACTAAACGACTAAGGTTCATCGAtcaaagtgactggattatGTAGTTTAATACACAAACCATTAGGAGACCATATACATTTCCGGCCTCATACGATATATTTTACGAATTAGCGGACTGACGAAAATGTGTTTTGGACTATTTTAACATATCAGGACTCAACCTTCTGCCCGAAGACATTCCTTAAATACATACGGTATTCAATTAATATCCCAAACAGAATGAAGGCTGGGAAGTCAACGAAATGTTTGATACTAACGAGATTAACTTTGGTTACAAATCAACCTTTGACAAGACTATGCCCGAGTACACGTGAGTTAAATTGAGAACTAAAGCTAGAACGTGAATATAATCAGTTCAGTCTGTGGTAAAAAGaaacattactgtacattgtacTTATTTAATTATATCCAATTTTGAATGAATCACTTAACACTTTATCAAATTCCTTCACAATTCCGTTGAACGATTCTATTATGAAATGTAGGAAATGATTGCCAATGAGTATGCGCGTTCTTGTCTTCCTTATTTATAGCAAGTACATTACTGTATATTGCTCATCTTCATTAGGACCATACTGGAGAGGGAAGATACAACAGAGTACAAAATAAGATGGGAGAGGGCCTGTCGTCTTGCGGATGAGATCGAAGCGAAAAAGAGAGCCGACCAAGCTTTCCAGGCCAGTCAACCAAAACAGCGAAAAAGGAAGCCTCGTCGTTCAATCAAACGGGAAGAATGCCCTTATTAatgcaattaaaataaaaatacccgCCAAAAGACTATTTACAGAATgcaaacattttccaaaaattGTCACTTTGatcaatgtatacatatatgtattgtttattgaatgTTCAACTAAAAGTAAATCTTATCATGGATGTAATTTCTCTTTGTGACGTGCATTCCTgagttttaaatgaaaatactcGAAAAATGCGGCAGCTTTGATTGGGTTGGATGGCTACATTACCACTATAACCTACAGCAGCTGTAACTGACTTTCATGGTGTTTCTGTTGAATATCTTGTGTAGCTTCTATGTCTTCGGGAAGTGTATGTTAATGATAAGCAAACGCATAGTAGCCACTCACACAACGTAAGAAAAGGAAGCTTGCAACTGCCGACAATAGGACACTTGCCCACTAAATGGAAACTGCCAGGCATCAAACATCATATACAATGCCGGAGCGAAAACCACCGACAACTGCAAGACTTACATAGGTCTAACGGTAGCCCCTTTCGAGCTTAGATATGGCAACCACAAGATGTCAGTCAACCACCCAAAACACCAAAACGCAACGGAACTCCCGAAGCCCATCTGGCAGCTGGAGCAGAACAACAAGCCATTCACCATCAATTGGTGAATCATTATAGTCAAATGTTCTCGAACAAAACTAACTATACTCCTCATCGTACAAATGGAGAAAAGCTTTCGTTTTTTGAACTTTGATGtgtgttctgttttatttgtatcTTAATTTAATGATTATGATCAGTAGTTAAACACTTTACTATTATTACACTTTATGATAACTACATCTTATTATTACCGATTATTATCACTATTCAAATACTCAAACACTCAAAAAGTTTATTGATGAAGAATCATAACCCCATCATTGAACTTTTCATCAATCTGCCAAACTATCTCTTGCTTGGGATGCTGTTAACGAGACGATATATCTCTTTTACCGCAGACCACAAAACAGGTTTACAAACAAAAACTCTATCATAGGTCATTTGAATGCAAGAGGGGAATAATCTTTTATCCTCATCATTTCTTGAAGGGTTGTTGTTCGAAACAATTTTACCGGGTTATGTTTACAAAATAAGCTAGGTTGATTGTACATTGAAATATCGAAACTGTAACATATTGCCCTTTCGTACTGGTCGAATTAACCTCCAAATCAAgataacaaatatacaaattcatCTGGTTACAGTTTGAGGGAATATGACGTTGAAGATGACCTCAACCATCTCAATTGTTACATCACATATTCATGGGTGCTTGAATttacatggaacgccaaacaATCCGGAGTGCTCATGAAAGTATGTATATAGGGCCACACAATACAAATGGTGTGCATCATCAAATCAAGGATCTATACTTTCATGAAACAATTACCGAGGATAAAACTTAGGAAATAATCGCAGGAGCCTGCTCCACGTAATCATATTGAAGACACTTGGCTACAGATACATTGACGTTTGTGTATAGACTTATAGACTGAACAGAACCTTTAAGGATAACTCCAAGCTTGGTAAAAAAAGATTTTGGTTGTCGTTACAAATATTTTAGATTACATCTTAAAGTTAGTACATGTGCTAACACTAACGTTGTAGTAGAATAGTGTAAGCAGACGAAGAAAGGAAACGGATCACAGAAtctttgatttattattttattgtgtttattttaatcAATATCGCGATTTTACGGCGGTTCTGAAGGGACAAACAAGTTATAGACATACTGCTTTAGTATATAACACGACATTTATACAATTAGATATTCTTTGTCAAGGAGTCATGTGAGCGTAAGTCCAAATTAACGTAGTTTTGACATTCCTTTATTCAAGATTTTACAGGTAAGCGTAACTTATCAACTCGACAAAGTCATATGTTTGATGTGTTGTCAAGTTTATTGCAAAGCAACAACTCTAAAACTTCCTGAAAGTCTGAAACCCGAAAAccatatacaatatttattctGATGTCGTGCTGTACTGACACAGTAGGTCTACATCTTGTCCTTTCAAACCACCATATAATTCATACAATAAAAAATTAGAGTAAAAATTGTCAAATCAAACTTATATCTGATGTTTTTTGTAGTCACAAGTTACATATGAAATTGGTACAATTAAGATACAAAATGGATACCAGACTGCAACAAACTaaatatggatttttttttttgtggacaaAACGAGGACATATTGTAATGTATGACAGGTACAATGTAAGGTGCTTTGAAACGAAAACAACGAAACATAATGTAAGGTCAGTGTAAATACTCTCAAGTAGGATGACGGAACGATTAGCAAATATTGACATTTACAAGTCAATCACGTGTAACAGCTAATCAAATACGAACTGTTTGGCTAACCAACTATATTCTTTCACATTACCTATGTTCATTATACAAACAGATCTTTCATCACCTTTTCTTAATCATATGAATGTTAAAACCGGTAAAAGAAAGcacaaaaaaatgacaaaagaacCAAAAGGAAATGAAGAAAGAACAACAGAAAGATCGCAAATTACGGAAACATTTATAAACAATGTGTTATATcggatataatatataaaaattaaaacaactaTTCATGAAAGGCGATTTAGAGTTAATTTTAAATGTTCCTTTCTTAGAATTTTTCTAGTAGAAGATTACCCCAAAAATGGTTAAAATAATATGTGCACAACGAGAGGGATAACATGAAAGGACCTGTTTGTTTGCTTGCAAGAGTCTTAAAGCTTGGGCATGTTAAGCCAAACATAAGAAACTGCAAAGACATAGTTccaacaaaataacaatatctTCATGAAATTCTTACATTGtttaaaatattctgaaataatTTGTAACTAGAAAAACTATGATCAAATGTTTCGAGTGAATTGTTGAACAACTATTTGTCTCAGCCATGAGTAAACTACAATACCTACCAAATATAGAAGTACGATCATTGATTTCAAGCTTCAGTACACAAAATATTCAGATTGTCATTATCTTGTTCGAATTATTATTAAATGACGTAACAGACTCGTCACTGGATTGTCTTTAATCGGCTGTAATGGAACTTGAGGGAAGATACATAACTACAGTATACATGAATATAACAGTCTAGCTCGCGTAGTGATAAAATAAAGGAGAGTACAATAGAAAGTCAATCATTATCTTTAAATTAACTGAttaaatacaaaacattaatgttatgtaatgatcattatattacgtaatatacacgtcATCGTAAACCATACCACATATTATGTTTACAGTAGGCTATAAAATCCATAGATTAAAGAATgaacaatgaaaataaactaAGGCAAGGGCTAAAAGAAAGCGCAAAGCATCCCCACCccagcaaaaacaaacaaaaacaattaaaaattaaaactggTAGCTGTTAGTAAATGTAAATGATGTATAAACTGTCATTACTTATAACAACAAACTGTTACTGCTTTAGTATATAACACGACATTCAAACAATTTGATATTCTTTGTCAAGGTGTCATATTAATGTAAGTCTAAATTAAGGTACTTTTGACATTTcattattcaatattttacaGGTTAGCGTGACCTATCAACTCAACAAAGTCATATGTTTGATGTGTTGTCAAGTTTATTGCAAAGCAACAATTTCATGAAAGCCTGAAACTCGAaaagaatatataatatttattctgAAGCCGTGCTGTACTGACACAGTAGGTCTACATCTTGGCCTTTCAAACCACCAAACAATtcatacaataaaaaaagagagtaaaaaTTGTCAAATCAAACTTATCTCTGATGGTTTTTGTAGTCACAAGTTACATATGAAATTGGTACAATTAAGTTACAAAATGGATGCCAGACTGCAACAAACTAAATATGGgtgtattcattttttttttttttaaacgaggACATGTTGTAATGTGTGACAGGTACAATGTAAGGTGTTTTAAACGAAAGCAACAAAACAGAATGAAATGTCCGTGTAAATATATTCTAGTAGGATGACGGAATGATTAacaaatattgactttttcaaGTTAATCACGCGAAACAGCTGATCGACTATGAACTGTATGGCTAACCAACTATTATCTTTCATATTACCTTTGTTTATTATACAAGCAGATATCTCATTACCTTTGTTTAATCACATGAATGGTAAATACGGtaaaagaaagcaaacaaaaaacaaacaaaaaacgaaaAGGCAAAAGAACGAAAAGGGAATAGAAATTCACAAAATATGAAGACATTTACCGGATATGATAtctaaaaatttaaataattaatcatAAAGCGCGATTTAAAGTGAATTTAAAATTTTCCTTTCTTAGCACTTTGCTAGTGGAAGAATACCGCAGAAATGGTTAAAATAATATGTGCACAACGAGAGGATAAAATGAAAGGacctgtttgtttgtttgcaagAGTCTTAAAGCTTGGGCAATTAAAGCCAAACATAAGAAACTGCAAAGACGCGGTAACAACAAAATAAcgatattttcatgaaatacttacattgtgtaaaatattctgaaataatttgcaataaTAAAACCTATGATCAAATGTTTCGAGTAAATTGTTGAACAACTATTTGTCTCAGCCATGAGTTAACTACAAGACCTACCACATACAGAAATACGATCATTGATTTCAAGCTACAGTAATCAAAATATTCAGATTGTCATTATCTTGTTCGAATTATTATTGAATGACGTAACAGACTCGTCACTGGGTTGTATTTAATCGGCTGTAATGAAACTTATGGAGAATACATAACTAAAGTATACATGAATATAAACGTCTAACTTGCGTAATGATAAGAAAAGGAGAGTACAATAGAAAGCcgatttttatgtttttaaattaactgtataagtacaaaatattaatgttatgtaatgatcattatattacgtaatatacacgtcATCGTAAACCCTACCACATATTATGTTTTCAGTGGGCTTTAAAATCCATAGATTACAgaatgaataatgaaaaataaacgaAGGCAATATCAATGAAAAGGGCAAAGCACCACCCCACCtaagacaaataaaaacaattaaaaaattcaaactGGTAGCTGTAAGTGAATGTTAATGATGCATAAACTGTCATTACTTGTATCAACAAACTGTTGCAGGAAATATTTAAgctaaatagaaaaaaaagaaacctaAGTGAATGACGTCATGTTAAGTGGGATCATCTTGAAGTTCGAAGAAGACATATCA
Proteins encoded in this window:
- the LOC139985146 gene encoding ataxin-2-like protein; the encoded protein is MVFILSSHAAAFLYDEDFAERPFLEQMRPRYLVKWEELSDITDQGLNLDQNEGWEVNEMFDTNEINFGYKSTFDKTMPEYTTILEREDTTEYKIRWERACRLADEIEAKKRADQAFQASQPKQRKRKPRRSIKREECPY